A region of the Microcystis aeruginosa FD4 genome:
GTGATAGGTCAAGAATCCCCCGTCACAGCGTAGCTTGACGGTGGGAGTATGCCAAAGTTTTTCTATGTGTTAGGATTGAGGAATCAAGATTGGCAATCCTAGCATTACCAGTCTTCCAATTCCGAGAATCCCTCGCATGAGTGCTTCGGGGAGCGTCAAGGCACAATCCTTTAAAGTTAAAATATCTCCCAAAACTGAAAGCGGAGATAGAGCAAAAATTTCCTGATAGCGAAGGGCTAAATGCTTGCCGCTATAGGAATGAAAACCCCTAATAAGGTCAATTAGTGACTCTAGATGAGCTACTGCGTTAATCCAGCCTGTTCTCAACCGAAAAACGCTCCGACAGCGTCAATCTGCGAGAATTGCGGTTCAAAACTTCTTCTGCACGAGCGTTATCAAATCCTAAGGATTTTAGGGAAAGGAGGGTTTGGGGCAACTTTTGCTGCATCGGATCTGTCCCTACCGGGTAAACCAATATGTGTGGTCAAACAACTGCGACCTTCCACTGACGATCCTAAGGTTTTTCGCATGGCCAAAGAACTGTTCGAGCGAGAAGCGGAAACCTTGGCTAAATTGGAGATTCATCCCCAGGTTCCCCGATTATTAGATTATTTTGAAGATAATCAACAGTTTTATCTAGTTCAAGAATACGTTAAAGGTCATAACCTGCACCAAGAGGTAAAAAAACGCGGTCCCTTTAGCGAAGCGGGGGTCAAACAGTTTTTAAGCGAACTTTTGCCGATTTTGAAATATATCCACGCACATAAGGTAATTCATCGGGATATCAAACCCGCTAACCTAATTCGTCGGCAAACAGACCGAAAATTGGTTCTAATTGACTTTGGGGCGGTTACAAATCAAGTCAACACTATGATTGCTCATACCAACTCTCAAACCCCTTTCACTAATTTTGCCTTGGGAACCCAAGGTTTTGCCCCTCCTGAACAGATGGTCATGCGTCCCGTCTACGCTAGTGATATCTATGCGGTGGGAATTACCTGTCTCTATCTACTCACGGGCAGCTCTCCTAAAGATATCGAAGTTGATGTCAATACAGGTGAATTACTCTGGGAAAAATTAGTCAAGGTTAGTCCCCAGTTTGCCCAAGTCCTGAAAAGAATGCTGGAAGTCTCTGTCCGTCATCGCTACAAATCCGCCCAAGAGGTAATGGATGCTTTAGACATGACAGCTTATGCCGATAGTCTAGCCCAAAGTTTAATCGCCGCTCCACTGGTTACTTCCCCGAAACCCCGACAAGATTCAAACCTGATAGCCAATTCCTCCGTTTCTGCCCCGCCAAGTTGCAAATTTCGCCCCAAAAATCCAGGGGCCTCTCCAGATAATATGCTGGGGGGACAGATGGCTTTTTCAATTATTAATACATCTGTATTGGCTAAAGGTAAAGCCCGCAGCACCAAAGAGCTAACCTCACTGAAGAAAAAACCCCGCTTAGATGAAAAAGCGATTCTCGATGCTTACAATAACGGCCGGCGCAATTTTGCCCAAGAGGAATTACCGAATCTCAATCTGGCCAAAGCAAAACTTTTGGGGGTAAATTTCTATCAATCCAAATTAACAGGAACTAATTTACAAGGGGCAGATCTGTCCAATGCTGATCTGGGCCGGGCTAATCTCAGTCAAGCTATTCTCAAAAATACCAATTTAAATAATGCCTATCTCGGTTATGCAGACCTCGAAAGCGCCGATTTACGCGGGGCTAATCTCACCCACGCCCATCTTCGCCACGCTAATCTCAAAGATGCTAATCTTTGTGGGGCTAATCTCTGTGATGCCCAAGTAACTCAAGAACAAATCGCCTTAGCAAAAACCAATTGGTTAACAGTTATGCCCAGTGGCAAACGCGGTTTCTGGTAAGGGACTTGCGCTTTGATCATGTACCTTTTGGGCGAACGCAGTTCGCCCCTACATTGTGGACAAAATCCGTTACTGTCGGGGCGCCTGGAACCTGCGCCCTCCGCGCGGAGGGGGTTTGCTGATCACCCTAAGTAGGGTCTGCTGAATAAATCTAAAAACCTTGTTGGATAATACTTTTAGATTTTTTCAGCAAACCCCACTTAAAACTCAAATCTGATAACTTACCCACTGATAACTGATAACTGATAACTGATAACTGATTTAACCGCCGCTTTCCTTGAAGGTTTTGTAGGCGGTTTCGGAGTCGAAAATATGGCAATAATCAACAATTCGCTGCATTAATGCCCAAGAAAACTCGGTTTCTTTCAGGTGACTACCCCAATTTTCTTGGAGACTAGCGTGAACTTTGCGGAGGTTATAGGAAGGAATCGCCGTCGAGATATGATGGGGGATATGGACATTAATATCGTGACAGAGCATTTCTACCCAACGGGGATAGCTACAGTGAACTGTTCCTTCTAGTTGCGCTAAAGCTTGATTCCAGTCTTCGGGATAGGAAAATTGAATATCGGGATCCGTGTGATGGACAAGGGTAAAGGTACTCATCCAAAAATGATAGACAAACCAAGGCACCACCCAAAATTTAACCAATCCCCAGACACCAGTGTAGAAAATTAGGGTTGGGAAAAAAATAGCGGCAAAAACTAGGACGACAATCATCGAAAAGCGCGCTTTTTCCCGTTCGTTCTCTTTGAATTGTTCGATATTGAAGTGTAGAATAGCCCAGTGGGCGATCGAACCGAGCCACCAGAAACGTCCGCGAATGCCGCGATAAAAGAGACGCACTAGGGGATTGGCCGAGTTAAAAGCTTCTAATTCCCACGGATCCCAAGCATTATCTATAGTTACCATGTTAGTTTTAGTATGATGGCGATCATGGAGGAAACGCCAGCAGTGGAAGGGATAGATAAGCGGTAAGAGGAAAATATGACCGACAAGATCATTAACCCAGGGTCGATTAGAAAAAGACCGATGACCGCAATCATGGGCGATCACAAAGAATCCCGTTAAAGCTGTACCAGTGAAAATCCAAGCTAAAGGCAGTAAATACCAGGGAGAATAAACTAGCATTGCATAACCGGCAATGACCGCCAAAATATTCGTAATCACACCAAACCAAGCTTTAACTGGGTCTTTCTGGAAATATTCTTTGGGAATGCTTTTAATAATATCTTTCAGTTTAAAGTCTGGCTCGATCGAGGTGATCAACTCCCCATGCAATTTATCCGTCGTTGCCGTCATGAAATCTCCAATTACACTTAGGTGAACCCTTGACAATAAATCAGCTAGGAGGTTTAGCTAAATTCTGCTCCGTACCACAAGCCAATTTTTTTGTCAATATATTTTTAACTTTAATTAATAAACTTCCGCGAAGCTTAATAATCCTTTACTTTATATACCATAAGAGGAGATTTTCTGTTTTGGTAAAATTTGCAACCAATGATGGGGTGATGGGGTGATGGGGTGATGGGGTGATGGGGTGATGGGGTGATGGGAGAAAGCTGATAGCTACAATAACTGATAACTGATAAAAACCCCTAAATACTGACTATTTTTAGCCATTTTTTAACGACTGGCGGTGCTTTCTAGGGATTTAATCTCCTCCTGTACCTTACGGTGTTCGCGATTTAACTGTTTTTTGACCGATTCGGGGAGTTGTTCCTGTTTTTTCAGGGCATTATTAAAGTAATCTAATGCCAGTTTCAAAGAGCCGGTATTTTTATCCGTATTGCCTTGAATTCTCAGGATTTGACCCTTCAGATACATTAATTCCGGATTATCGGGGGTCGCTTTCAGAGCGTTATCGATAAACCGCAACGCCTGATCATACTGCTTTAAATCCCGGTAAGCTAGAGCTATACCTCGATCGACCAAGTAATCTGGACTTCCGTAGGTTTCTAGCCGTTGAATTGCCTCTTGGGGACTAGAAAAGGGTAGATTAACCGCTAAAATCAGATCCATATAACCCTTTAACAGGTTCAATTCCGGATCCGTAGGATTAGCCTTTTCCGCGGTTTCCAAATACTGAAACACCTGTTGTAATCTGGGGATAGCCGATACTGCTCCTTCGGTTTGAAAAACGTAGGTTCCCTCCAAAAAACTCCCCACCGCGAGATACAAATTTCCCCTTAAAGGGTCGCTGTCCTGCATTTGCTTGGCCGCTGCCTTAGTTTTCTCGGAGTAGGTTTTTAGGGTGTTCCAATCCTGGTCGGTAAAAGCAAGAGAGGCGCGCATAGCATGGGCCAAAGGTTCTTGGGGTTCCTTTTCTGTGGCCTCAACAATTAATTTTTTTGCCTCTAGATAATTACCTTGTTTAAAAATAGCGTTAAAAGCGGCCTCGGTCTTATCGCCAATCGGTCGGGGATTAGTTTTGCGGAAAGGATCTCCGGCCAACCCAGGACCAATCCAGTTAACCACTACCATAACAGTCAGCGAAGCACCGATCGCCATTTTTTTCGTTAAACCTAACCTCAGCACCATGGTCAAAAGTCTCCTTGAGCGAATGAAAAAATCTGTCACAATAGAAACGAGTTTCTCGACTTAATTTCCAGTTATTTTCCTGTCAATGCTTTATCTCAAAGATGTGGTTTATCATCCTCCCGCTGCTCTCAATCCCATTTTACAGGGGATTAATCTCGAATTAGCCCCCCAAGAATTAGGTCTGATTGTCGGCCCCAGTGGTTCTGGAAAAACGACTCTTTTGGAAATTCTAGCAGGCTTTGCCGATAAAACAGGAGGGACGATTCACTGGCGCGACCAAGAATTAACGGTGCTGCACCTGCAACAATTAGGAGGAATCGTTTTTCAGTTTCCCGAACGTCATTTTTGCGGTAAAACCATCCTTGAGGAGTTGCGTCTCGGTCATCCAGAAATTAAAAGCGATCGCCTAACAACGGCCTTAAAGGAGGTAGGATTAGAAAATACTCCTCTAGATACTTCTCCCCACAATCTTAGTGGTGGTCAACAGCGTCGTTTATCCCTCGCTGTCCAGTTAATCCGGCAGCCTAATCTGTTACTTCTCGATGAACCTACGGCCGGTTTAGATTGGTCGATGCGTCGTCAATTGGCTAAACTTCTCGCTAGTCTCAAACAACACTGGACTTTATTAGTAGTTAGTCACGATGCTGGGGAATTATTGCCTATTGCTGACCGTCACTGGAAAATTGAACAAGGACATTTGAGGGAAGTGAAAAATGAAAAAACAGATAGTTGAGGTTTTAGGGTTTTGGGGTTTTAGAGTGTTGGGTTGGTCACTACGTCCGCGTTGCGGGGGGTGTTGGGGTTTTAGGGTTTTAGGGTTTTGGGGTATTAGTTGAAATTTCCCCACTTCCCCACTTCCCCATTTCCCCACTTCCCCACTTCCCCACTTCCCTGATACCTGATGACTGATGACTGATGACTGATGACTGATTACTGATTACTGAATTAATGATCCTTCCTGAATTATTTGACCTTTGGCAAGAAACCCTAGAATGGCGACCCGATGGAGCCATACAAGCGCGATTTCAACAACTTTATGACTTGATTTTAGAGGGTAATCAACGTTTTAATCTCACCCGAATTACTCAACCAGAGGAGTTTTGGGAAAAACATCTTTGGGATTCTTTATCGGGTTTAGCTTGGTTACAAAAATCCCGGCCAGATCTATTGACAAAATCCCTATCAGTCATCGATTTGGGGACCGGGGCCGGGTTTCCGGGGGTGCCAATTGCGATCGCCTATCCCCATTGGTCGGTGACTCTCTTAGATTCCACCCAAAAAAAGATTAATTTTCTTGAAGAAGTTATTGACAAATTAGAGTTAAATAACACGAAAACTCGTTTAGGTCGGGCGGAAATCGTCGGGAAAAACCCTAAACATAACTGTGCTTACGATATCGTCTGTTTGCGAGCGGTAGCTAATGTGGATATCTGTGTTAACTATGCTTTGCCTTTCCTGAAAAAGACCGGAATCGCTATCCTCTATCGTGGTCAGTGGTCATCGGAGGATAGTTTGAGTTTAGAGAAGAATCTAGGGAAAGCTGGCGGTAAAATCCTCGAAATTGCCAGTTTTACCACTCCCTTAAGCCAAAGCATCCGTCATTGTCTATATATCGGCAAGGAATAACTTTAAGCGGTGAGAGGATGAAAAAGAAAGCCAAGGCCAGGATAGCATAGGTAGCTAAGAGTAACATTCCTTCTAACCAATTCGATCGCCCATCACTACTAATCGAATTAGCCAACCACACCGCCACCGCCACTGCCACTAACTCAAAGGGATTAAAATTTAAATCCATGGGTTGACCGATCATATAACCAATAATAACCAAAACCGGAGCCACAAACAGGGCGATCTGCATACTGGAACCGACGGCCACAGATACCGATAGATCCATTTTATTCTTAAGAGCGACGGTGACGGCCGTAGCGTGTTCGGCCGCATTACCGATAATAGGCAAAAGAATCACCCCGGTAAACAGTGCCGTTAAACCTAGCTCTTCCGTAGCCTCCTCTAGGGATGCCACTAATAACTCCGATTCTACGGCCACAGCGATAGTAACGATCAATAAAATCAAAGCCCAAAACCAGATTTTCGGCTTTGCACGGTTTTTTGTGGCACTTTCCTCCTCGATACCGGCAACCCCGACATCGTAGAGATAGGTGTGGGTTTTCATGGAAAACAAGAGACTTAAACCATAGACGAAAATTAACACCGCTGCCACGGCCACGGATAGACGTTGCAGGACTGGTTCCCCCACTCCCGTGGAGGTAAATTGCACGGCAGTGGGTAAAAGGAGCGCCACCACCGCTAAATTCATAGCTGAAGCGTTTAAACGAGCGGTTATCGGTTGAAATTCCTGTTCTTTGAAGCGTAAACCGCCTAAAAACATCGATAATCCCATAACCAAGAGTAAATTACCGATAATTGAGCCAGTAATCGTCGCTTTGACCACATCGATAAAACCTTCCCGCAAAGCGACATAGGCGAGAATTAATTCTGTGGCATTGCCAAAGGTGGCATTCATCAAACCGCCAATATTTGGCCCAACCACCACCGCAATCGCTTCCGTGGCTTCCCCCATGTAGGCCGCTAGGGGGATAATGGCTAGACAAGCGGTGATAAAAACAAATGTTCCGCCCCAGTGTAACAGGGAACCGGCGATCGATAGCGGCACAAAAATTAATAAGATGGCGAAAATGGTATTTTTGTTTAACATAAAGTGGGTAATTTTGTCAAGATAATTTTATTTCGAGCGGAGATGGGGAATAGAATCGGATTCTAGCCAAAATTCCCCAGTAGAACCGGTTATTATCCATAATATTGCCCTAAAACCGTCTCTGAGCGACTTTTCTAGGGGTTCGGGGGGTGATTGGGAGGGAACAGTCACCGGTTTAATCACGATTCCGCGACTACCAAAAACAATTTCTCCCACTAATCGCGCCCTTCTCATGTGATTATCGGAAGTGACTAGATAGACACTATCAATACCTTGGGCTTTCAGTTGATCGGCTAGGCTAGTAAAGTTAGTGACAGTATCTCGCGCATTGTAATCGAGATGGAGACGTTCTAGGGGAATTCCCGCTTTTTTAAAAATCTTTTTCACATATCGTCGCGGACTACCGGAAGACACCCAAATCGGTAGATCAGGATATTCCTTAGCTAATTTTGCCGCAAAACGTTCTCGATCGGCATGACCTCCCAACACAAAAATCGCTTCCGGTTTTGCCCACTGGTAACGTAAATCGTGGTATAACCAGCCTAAACTCGCCAAAATTAGCGGAATAGCCAGCAATTTTAACCTAGATTTGCCTAACTTCGCTTTCAGAGAAACTCGCTTTTTCCTGCGAGAATTAGCCTTGAGAACCATATATCAGTGATCGGTGATCAGTTGTCAGCCTTCAGCTTTGTGGATTAAAGTGATCGAGGGTGAGTCATCGAACTCACATTGACGTAGGAGATAGGGATTTTATTCCCCAACTGACCGATAATTTTCCCAGAACTCAGGTTGATTGATGCGGTCGCTTACATCCCCCACCAACGGGCCACCGCTTCGGGAAGGGGTAGCAAAATACTTAATAACAAAGCCAGGGAAAATAAACCTAATAAATCTCGTTTATTATCCAATTCGGTGACATCATTTAATGCAGGTTGATCGCTGACTGGCATTAATAAGAGAATAATCGCCCAGAGTAAAAAGTCTGGCTGCACTAGGGCTAAAATAAACAGGAATAATCGAGTTAATTGACCGATAATTATGGCGGTTTTCTGCCCATACATGGCGTGAACAATATGACCACCATCCAATTGACCTACGGGCATTAAATTTAGGGCTGTAACGATAATTCCCACATAACCGGCCACCGCTAAAGGATGTAAATGGATGGCTTTTCCCGCGATTAAATCACTGCCGAGAGCTAGTTTAGCTACGATAGATAAGAAAAAAGAAAACTGCGGATTTAAGGCCTGAAAATTTAATAAACTGCTTTGATTAGTTAGGGGAACTATTTCCGAGAGGGACAATCCCCAAAACAGTAGAGGAATAGCGATAATTATACCCCCCAAAGGACCGGCCACTGCCACATCAAATAAAGCTTTGCGGGTGGGAACCGGGGAGCGCATTTGAATGAAAGCCCCGAAGGTGCCTAGGAAGAAAGGAATGGGGATAAAATAGGGCAAAGTAGTTTTAATTTTATATTTAAGGGCGGTAAAGTAATGGCTAAATTCGTGCAGTCCTAAAATGGCAATTAAGCCTAAACTGTAGGGTAAACCTTGCAATAATAAACTAGAAT
Encoded here:
- a CDS encoding serine/threonine-protein kinase: MSYCVNPACSQPKNAPTASICENCGSKLLLHERYQILRILGKGGFGATFAASDLSLPGKPICVVKQLRPSTDDPKVFRMAKELFEREAETLAKLEIHPQVPRLLDYFEDNQQFYLVQEYVKGHNLHQEVKKRGPFSEAGVKQFLSELLPILKYIHAHKVIHRDIKPANLIRRQTDRKLVLIDFGAVTNQVNTMIAHTNSQTPFTNFALGTQGFAPPEQMVMRPVYASDIYAVGITCLYLLTGSSPKDIEVDVNTGELLWEKLVKVSPQFAQVLKRMLEVSVRHRYKSAQEVMDALDMTAYADSLAQSLIAAPLVTSPKPRQDSNLIANSSVSAPPSCKFRPKNPGASPDNMLGGQMAFSIINTSVLAKGKARSTKELTSLKKKPRLDEKAILDAYNNGRRNFAQEELPNLNLAKAKLLGVNFYQSKLTGTNLQGADLSNADLGRANLSQAILKNTNLNNAYLGYADLESADLRGANLTHAHLRHANLKDANLCGANLCDAQVTQEQIALAKTNWLTVMPSGKRGFW
- a CDS encoding fatty acid desaturase: MTATTDKLHGELITSIEPDFKLKDIIKSIPKEYFQKDPVKAWFGVITNILAVIAGYAMLVYSPWYLLPLAWIFTGTALTGFFVIAHDCGHRSFSNRPWVNDLVGHIFLLPLIYPFHCWRFLHDRHHTKTNMVTIDNAWDPWELEAFNSANPLVRLFYRGIRGRFWWLGSIAHWAILHFNIEQFKENEREKARFSMIVVLVFAAIFFPTLIFYTGVWGLVKFWVVPWFVYHFWMSTFTLVHHTDPDIQFSYPEDWNQALAQLEGTVHCSYPRWVEMLCHDINVHIPHHISTAIPSYNLRKVHASLQENWGSHLKETEFSWALMQRIVDYCHIFDSETAYKTFKESGG
- a CDS encoding Sll0314/Alr1548 family TPR repeat-containing protein; the protein is MVLRLGLTKKMAIGASLTVMVVVNWIGPGLAGDPFRKTNPRPIGDKTEAAFNAIFKQGNYLEAKKLIVEATEKEPQEPLAHAMRASLAFTDQDWNTLKTYSEKTKAAAKQMQDSDPLRGNLYLAVGSFLEGTYVFQTEGAVSAIPRLQQVFQYLETAEKANPTDPELNLLKGYMDLILAVNLPFSSPQEAIQRLETYGSPDYLVDRGIALAYRDLKQYDQALRFIDNALKATPDNPELMYLKGQILRIQGNTDKNTGSLKLALDYFNNALKKQEQLPESVKKQLNREHRKVQEEIKSLESTASR
- a CDS encoding ABC transporter ATP-binding protein, encoding MLYLKDVVYHPPAALNPILQGINLELAPQELGLIVGPSGSGKTTLLEILAGFADKTGGTIHWRDQELTVLHLQQLGGIVFQFPERHFCGKTILEELRLGHPEIKSDRLTTALKEVGLENTPLDTSPHNLSGGQQRRLSLAVQLIRQPNLLLLDEPTAGLDWSMRRQLAKLLASLKQHWTLLVVSHDAGELLPIADRHWKIEQGHLREVKNEKTDS
- the rsmG gene encoding 16S rRNA (guanine(527)-N(7))-methyltransferase RsmG, whose product is MILPELFDLWQETLEWRPDGAIQARFQQLYDLILEGNQRFNLTRITQPEEFWEKHLWDSLSGLAWLQKSRPDLLTKSLSVIDLGTGAGFPGVPIAIAYPHWSVTLLDSTQKKINFLEEVIDKLELNNTKTRLGRAEIVGKNPKHNCAYDIVCLRAVANVDICVNYALPFLKKTGIAILYRGQWSSEDSLSLEKNLGKAGGKILEIASFTTPLSQSIRHCLYIGKE
- the cax gene encoding calcium/proton exchanger; this translates as MLNKNTIFAILLIFVPLSIAGSLLHWGGTFVFITACLAIIPLAAYMGEATEAIAVVVGPNIGGLMNATFGNATELILAYVALREGFIDVVKATITGSIIGNLLLVMGLSMFLGGLRFKEQEFQPITARLNASAMNLAVVALLLPTAVQFTSTGVGEPVLQRLSVAVAAVLIFVYGLSLLFSMKTHTYLYDVGVAGIEEESATKNRAKPKIWFWALILLIVTIAVAVESELLVASLEEATEELGLTALFTGVILLPIIGNAAEHATAVTVALKNKMDLSVSVAVGSSMQIALFVAPVLVIIGYMIGQPMDLNFNPFELVAVAVAVWLANSISSDGRSNWLEGMLLLATYAILALAFFFILSPLKVIPCRYIDNDGCFGLREW
- a CDS encoding YdcF family protein codes for the protein MVLKANSRRKKRVSLKAKLGKSRLKLLAIPLILASLGWLYHDLRYQWAKPEAIFVLGGHADRERFAAKLAKEYPDLPIWVSSGSPRRYVKKIFKKAGIPLERLHLDYNARDTVTNFTSLADQLKAQGIDSVYLVTSDNHMRRARLVGEIVFGSRGIVIKPVTVPSQSPPEPLEKSLRDGFRAILWIITGSTGEFWLESDSIPHLRSK
- a CDS encoding site-2 protease family protein; translated protein: MEMWLLLGILGGFTYFIVKRSVAKITTTPIWLIWLVLMTPALIWTGWTLIYGEDTPMPAFLLIGPFVICPFLYWWLVQKGRVTPQESTPSPPKQANLVLENIDNPAPKNDLKPITAEEEKFLRDCFPWGIYYLQNIDYRPQAILCRGKLRAVPEEAYQVIKNNVEKVFGDRFLLLFQESFQGQPFFALVANPWQQKTETIETEKITRPFLALGLLLLTLLTTTVIGAGLSGITSQQLENNSSLLLQGLPYSLGLIAILGLHEFSHYFTALKYKIKTTLPYFIPIPFFLGTFGAFIQMRSPVPTRKALFDVAVAGPLGGIIIAIPLLFWGLSLSEIVPLTNQSSLLNFQALNPQFSFFLSIVAKLALGSDLIAGKAIHLHPLAVAGYVGIIVTALNLMPVGQLDGGHIVHAMYGQKTAIIIGQLTRLFLFILALVQPDFLLWAIILLLMPVSDQPALNDVTELDNKRDLLGLFSLALLLSILLPLPEAVARWWGM